In Hippoglossus stenolepis isolate QCI-W04-F060 chromosome 20, HSTE1.2, whole genome shotgun sequence, the following are encoded in one genomic region:
- the si:ch211-202p1.5 gene encoding endothelin-1: protein MDVSYVWLLTASLMLFHQNQASAVSVTSPPAKEGPLVQLNHTAHRREKRCSCENQKDKECIFFCHIGIVWVNSPSRVVPYGFGSVRLRRELRRCFCTNTQDHECMSFCSVHTQTEGENTEVKKTTDQQLKRHRGAFWEKRSRHTVKHQT, encoded by the exons ATGGACGTCTCTTACGTTTGGCTCCTCACTGCGTCTCTGATGTTGTTCCACCAGAACCAAG CCTCCGCCGTCTCCGTTACAAGCCCCCCAGCGAAGGAGGGCCCCCTGGTGCAGCTCAACCACACGGCCCACCGGCGAGAGAAACGCTGCTCATGTGAGaaccagaaagacaaagagTGCATCTTCTTCTGCCACATCGGCATCGTCTGGGTCAACAGCCCGAG CCGCGTGGTTCCGTACGGATTCGGATCAGTGCGACTCAGGAGGGAGCTCAGACGCTgcttctgcacaaacacacaggaccaCGAGTGTATGAGCTTCtgctctgtacacacacaaacaga AGGGGAAAACACGGAGGTGAAGAAGACAACTGACCAACAACTGAAGAGACACAGaggtgcattctgggaaaaAAGGAGCcgacacacagtcaaacaccaGACCTGA
- the LOC118099608 gene encoding transcription factor E2F3-like isoform X1 has protein sequence MVRCVVSGCPNRSVLVDPGISLRPPKRFFSFPADPARVKVWLAALRETVKQDWTEQHVICEDHFLPEDISTDKVNSDAIPLMPPYLDGALGLISPWGAESSEEEEEEEQWTTGGCDDEDEGGEAPSAPDPPPQGPAAGLENPPEPEKTSAAQPQRKRSKEVSRHDTSLVLLTQRFLELLLAAPGGSLDLRQVAASLKIRKRRVYDITNILDGIKLIQKESANRIKWICSCVKPVSDSVCRGKIPISNFLRKNQQRFQKELENLKLVEDTLDGLIKSCAQQLFDMTDDLENSASAYVTLEDISRLRVLQEQTVIVIRAPEETKLEIPAPKEDSIQVHLKAGKGPITVVTREMGSLDAMTSDPGRTGSGFFLTLEESRVRTSSLNTVS, from the exons ATGGTGCGGTGTGTGGTGTCCGGGTGTCCGAACCGCTCGGTGCTCGTGGACCCGGGAATCTCCCTCCGACCCCCGAAGAGGTTCTTCAGCTTCCCCGCGGACCCGGCGCGAGTCAAG GTGTGGCTGGCGGCGCTGAGAGAGACGGTCAAGCAGGACTGGACCGAGCAGCATGTGATCTGCGAGGACCACTTCCTGCCGGAGGACATCTCCACCGATAAGGTCAACAGTGATGCCATTCCCCTCATGCCCCCCTACCTGGACGGAGCCCTGGGCCTGATCAGCCCCTGGGGGGCCGAGTcctcggaggaggaggaggaggaggagcagtggacCACCGGAGGCTGTGACGACGAGGACGAAGGTGGAGAAGCTCCTTCTGCAccggacccccccccccag GGACCTGCAGCCGGTTTGGAGAATCCTCCGGAACCTGAGAAAACCAG TGCTGCCCAGCCGCAGAGGAAACGGTCCAAAGAAGTTTCCAGACACG ACACGTCTCTGGTTCTGCTGACTCAGCGcttcctggagctgctgctggcgGCCCCGGGCGGCTCTCTGGACCTCAGGCAGGTCGCTGCCAGCCTGAAGATCCGCAAGCGGCGTGTTTACGATATCACCAACATCCTGGACGGCATCAAACTCATTCAGAAGGAGTCGGCCAACAGGATCAAGTGGAT atgttcatgtgtgaaaccaGTCTCTGACTCTGTCTGCAGAGGGAAGATTCCCATCTCTAACTTTCTGAGGAAGAACCAGCAGCGGTtccagaaggagctggagaaccTGAAGCTGGTGGAGGACACGTTGGACGGCCTCATCAAGAGCTGCGCTCAGCAGCTCTTCGACATGACGGACGACCTGGAGAACTCTGC GTCAGCGTACGTGACCCTGGAGGACATCAGCCGCCTCCGGGTTCTGCAGGAGCAGACGGTGATCGTCATCAGAGCTCCGGAGGAAACCAAACTGGAGATTCCTGCGCCCAAAGAG GACAGTATCCAGGTCCACCTGAAGGCAGGGAAGGGTCCCATCACGGTGGTGACCCGTGAGATGGGATCACTGGACgccatgacctctgaccccgggCGGACGGGAAGCGGCTTCTTTTTAACGCTGGAGGAGAGTCGGGTCAGGACGAGCTCACTGAACACAG
- the LOC118099608 gene encoding transcription factor E2F2-like isoform X2, whose translation MVRCVVSGCPNRSVLVDPGISLRPPKRFFSFPADPARVKVWLAALRETVKQDWTEQHVICEDHFLPEDISTDKVNSDAIPLMPPYLDGALGLISPWGAESSEEEEEEEQWTTGGCDDEDEGGEAPSAPDPPPQGPAAGLENPPEPEKTSAAQPQRKRSKEVSRHDTSLVLLTQRFLELLLAAPGGSLDLRQVAASLKIRKRRVYDITNILDGIKLIQKESANRIKWIGKIPISNFLRKNQQRFQKELENLKLVEDTLDGLIKSCAQQLFDMTDDLENSASAYVTLEDISRLRVLQEQTVIVIRAPEETKLEIPAPKEDSIQVHLKAGKGPITVVTREMGSLDAMTSDPGRTGSGFFLTLEESRVRTSSLNTVS comes from the exons ATGGTGCGGTGTGTGGTGTCCGGGTGTCCGAACCGCTCGGTGCTCGTGGACCCGGGAATCTCCCTCCGACCCCCGAAGAGGTTCTTCAGCTTCCCCGCGGACCCGGCGCGAGTCAAG GTGTGGCTGGCGGCGCTGAGAGAGACGGTCAAGCAGGACTGGACCGAGCAGCATGTGATCTGCGAGGACCACTTCCTGCCGGAGGACATCTCCACCGATAAGGTCAACAGTGATGCCATTCCCCTCATGCCCCCCTACCTGGACGGAGCCCTGGGCCTGATCAGCCCCTGGGGGGCCGAGTcctcggaggaggaggaggaggaggagcagtggacCACCGGAGGCTGTGACGACGAGGACGAAGGTGGAGAAGCTCCTTCTGCAccggacccccccccccag GGACCTGCAGCCGGTTTGGAGAATCCTCCGGAACCTGAGAAAACCAG TGCTGCCCAGCCGCAGAGGAAACGGTCCAAAGAAGTTTCCAGACACG ACACGTCTCTGGTTCTGCTGACTCAGCGcttcctggagctgctgctggcgGCCCCGGGCGGCTCTCTGGACCTCAGGCAGGTCGCTGCCAGCCTGAAGATCCGCAAGCGGCGTGTTTACGATATCACCAACATCCTGGACGGCATCAAACTCATTCAGAAGGAGTCGGCCAACAGGATCAAGTGGAT AGGGAAGATTCCCATCTCTAACTTTCTGAGGAAGAACCAGCAGCGGTtccagaaggagctggagaaccTGAAGCTGGTGGAGGACACGTTGGACGGCCTCATCAAGAGCTGCGCTCAGCAGCTCTTCGACATGACGGACGACCTGGAGAACTCTGC GTCAGCGTACGTGACCCTGGAGGACATCAGCCGCCTCCGGGTTCTGCAGGAGCAGACGGTGATCGTCATCAGAGCTCCGGAGGAAACCAAACTGGAGATTCCTGCGCCCAAAGAG GACAGTATCCAGGTCCACCTGAAGGCAGGGAAGGGTCCCATCACGGTGGTGACCCGTGAGATGGGATCACTGGACgccatgacctctgaccccgggCGGACGGGAAGCGGCTTCTTTTTAACGCTGGAGGAGAGTCGGGTCAGGACGAGCTCACTGAACACAG